The following are encoded together in the Pan troglodytes isolate AG18354 chromosome 6, NHGRI_mPanTro3-v2.0_pri, whole genome shotgun sequence genome:
- the PUS7 gene encoding pseudouridylate synthase 7 homolog isoform X5, with the protein MEMTEMTGVSLKRGALVVEDNDSGVPVEETKKQKLSECSLTKGQDGLQNDFLSISEDVPRPPDTVSTGKGGKNSEAQLEDEEEEEEDGLSEECEEEESESFADMMKHGLTEADVGITKFVSSHQGFSGILKERYSDFVVHEIGKDGRISHLNDLSIPVDEEDPSEDIFTVLTAEEKQRLEELQLFKNKETSVAIEVIEDTKEKRTIIHQAIKSLFPGLETKTEDREGKKYIVAYHAAGKKALAKVRTAADPRKHSWPKSRGSYCHFVLYKENKDTMDAINVLSKYLRVKPNIFSYMGTKDKRAITVQEIAVLKITAQRLAHLNKCLMNFKLGNFSYQKNPLKLGELQGNHFTVVLRNITGTDDQVQQAMNSLKEIGFINYYGMQRFGTTAVPTYQVGRAILQNSWTEVMDLILKPRSGAEKGYLVKCREEWAKTKDPTAALRKLPVKRCVEGQLLRGLSKYGMKNIVSAFGIIPRNNRLMYIHSYQSYVWNNMVSKRIEDYGLKPVPGDLVLKGATATYIEEDDVNNYSIHDVVMPLPGFDVIYPKHKRKSLHMMIPKFHFSTQMWTT; encoded by the exons ATGGAGATGACAGAAATGACTGGTGTGTCGCTGAAACGTGGGGCACTGGTTGTCGAAGATAATGACAGTGGAGTCCCAGTTGAAGAGACAAAAAAACAGAAGCTGTCGGAATGCAGTCTAACCAAAGGTCAAGATGGGCTACAGAATGACTTTCTGTCCATCAGTGAAgatgtgcctcggcctcctgacaCTGTCAGTACTGGGAAAGGTGGAAAGAATTCTGAGGCTCAGTtggaagatgaggaagaagaggaggaagatggaCTTTCAGAGGAGTGCGAGGAGGAGGAATCAGAGAGTTTTGCAGACATGATGAAGCATGGACTCACTGAGGCTGACGTAGGCATCACCAAGTTTGTGAGTTCTCATCAAGGGTTCTCGGGAATCTTAAAAGAAAG ATACTCCGACTTCGTTGTTCATGAAATAGGAAAAGATGGACGGATCAGCCATTTGAATGACTTGTCCATTCCAGTGGATGAGGAG GACCCTTCAGAAGACATATTTACAGTTTTGACAGCTGAAGAAAAGCAGCGATTGGAAGAGCTCCAGCTGTTCAAAAATAAGGAAACCAGTGTTGCCATTGAG gttATCGAGGACACCAAAGAGAAAAGAACCATCATCCATCAGGCTATCAAATCTCTGTTTCCAGGATTAGAGACAAAAACAGAGGATAGGGAGGGGAAGAAATACATTGTAGCCTACCACGCAGCTGGGAAAAAGGCTTTGGCAA AGGTCAGAACTGCAGCAG ATCCAAGAAAACATTCTTGGCCAAAATCTAGGGGAAGTTACTGCCACTTCGTACTATATAAGGAAAACAAAGACACCATGGATGCTATTAATGTACTCTCCAAATACTTAAG AGTCAAGCCAAATATATTCTCCTACATGGGAACCAAAGATAAAAGGGCTATAACAGTTCAAGAAATTGCTGTTCTCAA aataactgCACAAAGACTTGCCCACCTGAATAAGTGCTTGATGAACTTTAAGCTAGGGAATTTCAGCTATCAAAAGAACCCACTGAAATTGGGAGAGCTTCAAGGAAACCACTTCACTGTTGTTCTCAG AAATATAACAGGAACTGATGACCAAGTACAGCAAGCTATGAACTCTCTCAAGGAGATTGGATTTATTAACTACTATGGAatgcaaagatttggaaccacaGCTGTCCCTACGTATCAGGTTGGAAG aGCTATACTACAAAATTCCTGGACAGAAGTCATGGATTTAATATTGAAACCCCGCTCTGGAG CTGAAAAGGGCTACTTGGTTAAATGCAGAGAAGAATGGGCAAAGACCAAAGACCCAACTGCTGCCCTCAGAAAACTACCTGTCAAAAGGTGTGTGGAAGGGCAGCTGCTTCGAGGACTTTCAAAATATGGAATGAAGAATATAGTCTCTGCATTTGGCATA aTACCCAGAAATAATCGCTTAATGTATATTCATAGCTACCAAAGCTATGTGTGGAATAACATGGTAAGCAAGAGGATAGAAGACTATGGACTAAAACCTGTTCCAGGGGACCTCGTTCTCAAAGGAG CCACAGCCACCTATATTGAGGAAGATGATGTTAATAATTACTCTATCCATGATGTGGTAATGCCCTTGCCTGGTTTCGATGTTATCTACCCAAAGCATAAAA
- the PUS7 gene encoding pseudouridylate synthase 7 homolog isoform X6, with protein sequence MEMTEMTGVSLKRGALVVEDNDSGVPVEETKKQKLSECSLTKGQDGLQNDFLSISEDVPRPPDTVSTGKGGKNSEAQLEDEEEEEEDGLSEECEEEESESFADMMKHGLTEADVGITKFVSSHQGFSGILKERYSDFVVHEIGKDGRISHLNDLSIPVDEEDPSEDIFTVLTAEEKQRLEELQLFKNKETSVAIEVIEDTKEKRTIIHQAIKSLFPGLETKTEDREGKKYIVAYHAAGKKALANPRKHSWPKSRGSYCHFVLYKENKDTMDAINVLSKYLRVKPNIFSYMGTKDKRAITVQEIAVLKITAQRLAHLNKCLMNFKLGNFSYQKNPLKLGELQGNHFTVVLRNITGTDDQVQQAMNSLKEIGFINYYGMQRFGTTAVPTYQVGRAILQNSWTEVMDLILKPRSGAEKGYLVKCREEWAKTKDPTAALRKLPVKRCVEGQLLRGLSKYGMKNIVSAFGIIPRNNRLMYIHSYQSYVWNNMVSKRIEDYGLKPVPGDLVLKGATATYIEEDDVNNYSIHDVVMPLPGFDVIYPKHKRKSLHMMIPKFHFSTQMWTT encoded by the exons ATGGAGATGACAGAAATGACTGGTGTGTCGCTGAAACGTGGGGCACTGGTTGTCGAAGATAATGACAGTGGAGTCCCAGTTGAAGAGACAAAAAAACAGAAGCTGTCGGAATGCAGTCTAACCAAAGGTCAAGATGGGCTACAGAATGACTTTCTGTCCATCAGTGAAgatgtgcctcggcctcctgacaCTGTCAGTACTGGGAAAGGTGGAAAGAATTCTGAGGCTCAGTtggaagatgaggaagaagaggaggaagatggaCTTTCAGAGGAGTGCGAGGAGGAGGAATCAGAGAGTTTTGCAGACATGATGAAGCATGGACTCACTGAGGCTGACGTAGGCATCACCAAGTTTGTGAGTTCTCATCAAGGGTTCTCGGGAATCTTAAAAGAAAG ATACTCCGACTTCGTTGTTCATGAAATAGGAAAAGATGGACGGATCAGCCATTTGAATGACTTGTCCATTCCAGTGGATGAGGAG GACCCTTCAGAAGACATATTTACAGTTTTGACAGCTGAAGAAAAGCAGCGATTGGAAGAGCTCCAGCTGTTCAAAAATAAGGAAACCAGTGTTGCCATTGAG gttATCGAGGACACCAAAGAGAAAAGAACCATCATCCATCAGGCTATCAAATCTCTGTTTCCAGGATTAGAGACAAAAACAGAGGATAGGGAGGGGAAGAAATACATTGTAGCCTACCACGCAGCTGGGAAAAAGGCTTTGGCAA ATCCAAGAAAACATTCTTGGCCAAAATCTAGGGGAAGTTACTGCCACTTCGTACTATATAAGGAAAACAAAGACACCATGGATGCTATTAATGTACTCTCCAAATACTTAAG AGTCAAGCCAAATATATTCTCCTACATGGGAACCAAAGATAAAAGGGCTATAACAGTTCAAGAAATTGCTGTTCTCAA aataactgCACAAAGACTTGCCCACCTGAATAAGTGCTTGATGAACTTTAAGCTAGGGAATTTCAGCTATCAAAAGAACCCACTGAAATTGGGAGAGCTTCAAGGAAACCACTTCACTGTTGTTCTCAG AAATATAACAGGAACTGATGACCAAGTACAGCAAGCTATGAACTCTCTCAAGGAGATTGGATTTATTAACTACTATGGAatgcaaagatttggaaccacaGCTGTCCCTACGTATCAGGTTGGAAG aGCTATACTACAAAATTCCTGGACAGAAGTCATGGATTTAATATTGAAACCCCGCTCTGGAG CTGAAAAGGGCTACTTGGTTAAATGCAGAGAAGAATGGGCAAAGACCAAAGACCCAACTGCTGCCCTCAGAAAACTACCTGTCAAAAGGTGTGTGGAAGGGCAGCTGCTTCGAGGACTTTCAAAATATGGAATGAAGAATATAGTCTCTGCATTTGGCATA aTACCCAGAAATAATCGCTTAATGTATATTCATAGCTACCAAAGCTATGTGTGGAATAACATGGTAAGCAAGAGGATAGAAGACTATGGACTAAAACCTGTTCCAGGGGACCTCGTTCTCAAAGGAG CCACAGCCACCTATATTGAGGAAGATGATGTTAATAATTACTCTATCCATGATGTGGTAATGCCCTTGCCTGGTTTCGATGTTATCTACCCAAAGCATAAAA